Proteins encoded by one window of Cyanobacterium sp. T60_A2020_053:
- a CDS encoding CCA tRNA nucleotidyltransferase, translating to MKNLEIIDFLRSILPIDLSVIPETAYVVGGAVRDAFLQRHRDTIDLDFVLPRDAIKTAQLIATLYHGGFVVLDQKRQIARVVLANVTLDFAQQEGDTIYHDLQRRDYRLNAIAANLHGKELIDPLDGEKDILNGVIRMVSPENLKDDPLRLFRAYRQASQLNFTIDSDTRKTIQELAPSLSHVAMERVKTELDYLLASDNYIQYLSLANQDEILSFCLPNLTAQSLQELSHIDDFITLLAQKYSYFSSKHSTNNDFCQLNITNYILIKLAFLVSSDEKKVKEELVNLKCSNQEIKVVNTIIKYLPDIFKFDINITIREQYFFFVNTGNILPLLMVVAGVKGADFPVIELLLNRYFNPDDLIAHSRPLISGHDLINHLNMKPSPLIKTILTEVEIAYLEGKFNDRQGALDYANSLIRGY from the coding sequence ATGAAAAACCTAGAGATTATTGATTTTTTACGTTCCATTTTACCTATTGATTTAAGTGTAATTCCTGAGACTGCTTATGTGGTGGGGGGCGCTGTGCGTGATGCTTTTTTACAAAGACACCGTGATACCATTGATTTAGATTTTGTTTTACCCCGTGATGCCATAAAAACTGCGCAGTTAATCGCTACTCTTTACCATGGCGGTTTTGTGGTGTTAGATCAAAAAAGGCAAATTGCTAGGGTAGTTTTGGCTAATGTTACCCTCGATTTTGCTCAACAGGAAGGAGATACTATATATCATGATTTACAACGCCGTGATTATCGTCTTAACGCTATTGCCGCTAATCTTCATGGAAAAGAATTGATTGATCCTTTAGACGGTGAAAAAGATATATTAAATGGTGTAATTCGTATGGTATCACCCGAAAATTTGAAGGATGATCCTTTGCGTCTTTTTCGTGCCTATAGACAGGCTTCTCAGCTCAATTTTACTATTGATTCCGATACTCGTAAAACTATCCAAGAATTAGCGCCCTCCCTCTCTCATGTAGCGATGGAAAGGGTCAAAACTGAATTAGATTATCTTTTAGCTAGTGATAATTATATTCAATATTTATCTTTAGCAAATCAAGATGAAATTTTATCTTTTTGTTTACCAAATCTTACAGCTCAATCTTTACAAGAATTAAGCCATATTGATGATTTTATTACTCTTTTAGCTCAAAAATATTCTTATTTTTCTTCAAAACACAGCACAAATAATGATTTTTGTCAATTAAATATTACAAATTATATATTAATAAAATTAGCTTTTTTAGTGAGTAGTGATGAAAAAAAAGTTAAAGAGGAATTAGTTAACTTAAAGTGTTCTAATCAAGAAATTAAAGTAGTAAATACTATTATTAAATATTTACCAGATATTTTCAAATTTGATATAAATATTACCATCAGAGAGCAGTATTTTTTCTTTGTTAATACTGGTAATATTTTACCGCTTTTAATGGTGGTGGCTGGGGTGAAGGGCGCTGATTTTCCAGTAATAGAATTATTGCTCAATCGTTATTTTAATCCTGATGATTTGATAGCGCACTCCCGCCCGTTAATTTCGGGGCATGATTTAATTAATCATCTTAATATGAAACCTAGCCCTTTGATTAAAACTATTTTAACTGAGGTAGAAATTGCATATCTTGAAGGGAAATTTAATGATCGGCAAGGGGCGCTGGATTATGCTAATTCCTTAATTAGGGGTTACTAA
- the larE gene encoding ATP-dependent sacrificial sulfur transferase LarE: MIENKLNQLQDIFREGGRALVAYSGGIDSTLVAKVAYDVLGKEALAITAVSPSLLPEELDEAQHQAHVIGISHQLIYTEEMDNPNYTANPVNRCYFCKSELHDKLKVIAQERNYPYVIDGVNADDLQDYRPGIQAGKERQVRSPLAEVGISKLEVRELTKILGLPWWDKPSQPCLSSRFPYGESITPEKLHRVGRAEIYLRNLGYRSLRVRSENDTARIELNPEQIVAFTTEVDLPKLVKSFQDLGFIYVTLDLEGYRSGKLNRTLATTNMK; this comes from the coding sequence ATGATTGAAAATAAATTAAATCAATTACAAGATATTTTCAGAGAAGGGGGGAGGGCGCTGGTTGCCTATTCTGGAGGTATTGATAGCACTTTAGTGGCAAAGGTTGCCTATGATGTTTTAGGTAAAGAAGCCCTTGCTATCACGGCGGTATCGCCTTCTTTGTTGCCTGAAGAGTTAGACGAAGCACAACACCAAGCGCACGTCATCGGTATTTCTCACCAGTTGATTTACACAGAAGAGATGGATAATCCTAATTACACAGCAAACCCTGTCAATCGTTGTTATTTTTGTAAAAGTGAATTACACGATAAATTAAAAGTAATCGCCCAAGAAAGGAATTATCCTTATGTGATTGATGGTGTTAATGCTGATGATTTGCAGGATTATCGCCCCGGCATTCAAGCAGGAAAGGAAAGACAGGTGAGATCACCTTTAGCGGAAGTGGGTATAAGTAAGTTAGAAGTGAGGGAATTAACTAAAATTTTAGGTTTGCCTTGGTGGGATAAGCCTTCCCAACCTTGTTTATCTTCTCGTTTTCCCTACGGTGAAAGTATTACCCCTGAAAAATTGCATCGGGTGGGGCGCGCTGAAATTTATCTCCGCAATCTCGGTTATCGTAGTTTGAGGGTGCGCTCGGAAAATGATACGGCTAGAATTGAGTTAAATCCTGAGCAAATTGTTGCGTTTACTACTGAAGTAGATTTGCCTAAGTTAGTCAAATCTTTTCAAGATTTAGGTTTTATTTATGTCACTCTTGATTTAGAGGGTTATCGCAGTGGTAAATTAAATCGTACTCTTGCTACTACTAATATGAAATAA
- the lysS gene encoding lysine--tRNA ligase — MFWADKIASNSQQEELVNDSKTPSGRVHVGSVRGVIIHDVMYRALKRANKPVKFTYGVDDYDALDTIPYYLDPEKFAPYLGYPLCNVPSPDEKSSDYAKYFMEEFLEVFNYLGVEAEIYYLRDLYRSGKLNSYIDKFLHSARTVREVYLDVSKAKRADNWYPFQVICENCGKIATTVTTDYNGKEVFYTCEENATSWVKGCGHSGWVSPFDGNGKLPWKVEWVAKWDLVGVTMEMAGKDHSQKGGSRDVANAICRRVLGKNPPFHSPYEFILVNGTKMSSSKGVGSSAKDMAELLPPEILRFLMLKTQPKTVINFEPNYDNITRLFRDYDNLLNSYANLQKEQETVELDKTLLPLFYAQLKDEIKPHYTFDISTLISLLQVPHLDIKAEIIKRSEVELTEYDWEKINQRIKVAEKWLADYADEDEKLVIYFDEVPEITKQLTSEQVDYLRKLKELLTDLAQWNGEELQTALFTATKELGVSPNVAFPAVYYAFLGKEKGPKAGYLFSYLDRDFVLQRLADVVGN, encoded by the coding sequence ATGTTTTGGGCGGATAAAATAGCCAGTAATTCCCAACAAGAAGAATTAGTCAACGACTCTAAAACTCCCTCCGGTAGAGTTCACGTTGGCTCAGTGCGAGGAGTTATCATTCATGATGTGATGTATAGAGCCTTAAAAAGAGCCAATAAACCCGTTAAATTTACCTACGGAGTTGATGATTACGATGCTTTAGATACCATACCGTATTATTTAGACCCTGAGAAATTTGCTCCCTATCTTGGTTATCCTCTTTGTAATGTGCCTTCCCCAGATGAAAAAAGTAGTGATTATGCTAAATATTTCATGGAAGAATTTCTCGAAGTATTTAACTATTTGGGGGTAGAAGCAGAGATTTATTATCTTAGAGACTTATATCGATCTGGCAAGTTAAATTCTTATATTGATAAATTTCTCCACAGCGCCCGTACCGTGAGAGAGGTATATTTAGATGTGAGCAAAGCGAAAAGAGCGGATAATTGGTATCCTTTCCAAGTAATTTGCGAAAATTGTGGCAAAATCGCTACTACTGTCACCACTGACTACAATGGCAAAGAGGTATTTTATACCTGTGAGGAAAATGCCACCAGTTGGGTGAAAGGTTGTGGGCATTCTGGCTGGGTATCTCCTTTTGATGGTAATGGCAAACTACCATGGAAGGTGGAATGGGTGGCTAAATGGGATTTGGTGGGTGTTACCATGGAGATGGCTGGAAAAGATCACTCCCAAAAAGGAGGCTCTAGGGATGTGGCTAATGCCATTTGTCGCCGAGTTTTAGGGAAAAATCCTCCTTTTCATTCTCCTTATGAGTTTATTTTAGTCAATGGTACAAAAATGAGTTCTTCTAAAGGAGTGGGATCAAGTGCAAAGGATATGGCAGAATTATTACCACCAGAAATTTTGCGGTTTTTAATGCTGAAAACTCAGCCAAAAACTGTGATTAATTTTGAGCCTAACTATGATAATATCACCCGTTTATTTAGGGATTATGACAATCTTTTAAATAGTTATGCTAATTTACAAAAAGAGCAAGAAACGGTTGAGTTAGATAAGACTTTATTACCTCTGTTTTATGCACAATTAAAGGATGAAATTAAGCCTCATTATACTTTTGATATTAGTACGTTAATTTCTTTGTTACAAGTTCCCCATTTGGATATAAAAGCAGAAATTATTAAACGTTCAGAAGTGGAGTTAACTGAGTATGATTGGGAAAAAATTAATCAACGGATTAAAGTTGCTGAAAAGTGGTTAGCTGATTATGCTGATGAGGATGAAAAGTTAGTCATTTATTTTGATGAAGTGCCGGAAATTACTAAGCAATTAACTTCAGAGCAGGTTGATTATTTACGAAAACTAAAAGAGTTGTTAACGGATTTGGCTCAGTGGAATGGGGAAGAATTACAAACTGCTTTATTCACTGCTACTAAAGAGTTAGGAGTTTCTCCTAATGTAGCTTTCCCTGCGGTTTATTATGCTTTTTTGGGTAAGGAAAAAGGACCAAAAGCTGGTTATTTGTTTTCTTATTTAGATCGAGATTTTGTTTTACAAAGATTAGCTGATGTGGTGGGTAATTAA
- a CDS encoding tetratricopeptide repeat protein: protein MDGFSILQAQQKDFCQRVNSDNLLISHQNTIYSEATTINHQKIVDITDSLKTIIGEPHGENLYKKRFIEKIGQEAFKLRYSSLVRPVMDRESGEVINDNIFCLKQYPQIKILVKTIYLEQDKICWNLSQEEINHNQIFIGCLCRENFDPNTEHYTVIFGGFIPTKLIEKKIIEYRLYLDDLCYNGGLKGYLESLISESRDPFYIAKQHCLKGEYINAISSYSQIISQSSYNEKAYLLRAITYYKKGDKLLAIKDLSEAINLNQDYLLAYHWRGFIYEEIREYEQALKDYTEEIRISPISFLGYYKRAFIYTKLKDYLRALDDFSTSLTINPSYYLSYYNRAYVYFQLGDKQDALDDYDRALSINPYLFQAHYGIGVISQLMGNYNRAIASYSEAIRLEPRYEKPHYNLAILQANLGYYQKAIQTYENILEIKPDFIEAKYNQEALIKIQREEGNILGNKEKVENNQQKKIPHLVNVDTKKTFIKKD, encoded by the coding sequence ATGGATGGTTTTAGTATTCTTCAGGCGCAACAAAAAGACTTTTGTCAAAGGGTAAATTCCGATAATTTATTAATTTCCCATCAAAACACTATTTATAGTGAAGCTACCACTATTAACCATCAAAAAATAGTTGACATCACTGATTCTTTGAAAACTATCATTGGTGAACCTCACGGAGAAAACTTATATAAAAAAAGATTTATAGAAAAAATCGGACAAGAAGCATTTAAACTTCGCTATAGTAGCTTAGTTCGCCCCGTAATGGATAGAGAATCGGGAGAGGTGATAAACGATAATATTTTTTGTCTCAAGCAATATCCTCAAATCAAGATTCTAGTAAAAACAATCTATTTGGAACAGGATAAAATTTGCTGGAATTTAAGTCAAGAAGAAATTAATCATAATCAGATTTTCATTGGTTGTTTATGTCGAGAAAATTTTGACCCTAACACTGAGCATTATACAGTAATTTTTGGCGGTTTTATTCCTACTAAACTAATCGAGAAAAAAATTATTGAATATCGTCTCTATCTTGATGATTTGTGTTATAATGGCGGTCTAAAAGGTTATTTAGAGTCATTAATCAGCGAAAGTAGAGACCCTTTTTATATAGCAAAACAACATTGCTTAAAAGGAGAGTACATTAATGCTATCAGCAGTTACAGCCAAATAATAAGTCAAAGTAGCTACAATGAAAAAGCCTACTTATTACGAGCTATTACCTATTATAAAAAAGGGGATAAGTTATTAGCTATTAAAGATTTATCAGAAGCTATTAATCTTAACCAAGACTATTTATTAGCCTATCATTGGCGAGGTTTTATATACGAAGAAATAAGAGAGTATGAACAGGCACTAAAAGATTATACAGAAGAAATAAGGATCAGCCCAATTTCTTTTCTAGGTTACTATAAGCGCGCTTTTATTTATACTAAATTAAAGGATTATTTGCGGGCGCTGGATGATTTTAGTACCTCTCTAACTATTAATCCTAGTTATTATTTATCCTACTATAATCGTGCTTATGTTTATTTTCAATTAGGGGATAAACAAGATGCTTTAGATGATTATGATCGAGCTTTAAGTATCAATCCGTATTTATTTCAAGCCCATTATGGCATTGGAGTTATTAGTCAATTAATGGGTAATTATAATCGTGCTATTGCGTCTTATTCTGAGGCGATACGTCTTGAGCCAAGATACGAAAAACCTCATTACAATTTAGCTATTTTACAGGCAAATTTAGGTTACTATCAAAAAGCAATTCAAACCTACGAAAATATTTTAGAAATTAAGCCTGACTTTATTGAAGCAAAGTACAATCAAGAAGCGCTAATTAAGATTCAAAGAGAGGAGGGAAATATTTTGGGCAACAAAGAAAAAGTAGAGAATAATCAACAGAAAAAAATTCCTCATTTAGTCAATGTTGATACGAAAAAAACTTTTATAAAAAAAGATTAG
- a CDS encoding diguanylate cyclase, producing MKKSVIILDNLSERIDFFESLFRERHYNLIAVNSQFDLLDLIQVESPNLILINSNLPDHDSYLVCKKIKLLEKGKDVPVIFINGDDSNFDADLTFEAGADDYINYPFKLQEVKHRIEQQLSLKTLKDNLEETTKQLHKIIPNYQKLQEALKKATSELNNQKIKETLSILPSRKFLEETLEKEWLRASRQRTSLGDMEGTDISLILMQINDFDLYQQNHEGEIVGSCLLMIAENLKSKARRPGDLVAHFTEDTFAILLPNTDQTGALRVTEIITDHLADLQIPHNYSQVSDYISCSFGIATGIPTQAIEPVTLIEVAQDCLNSALRRGVEGAVNIDNF from the coding sequence ATGAAAAAAAGCGTTATTATTTTGGATAATTTATCGGAAAGAATTGATTTTTTTGAGAGTCTGTTTAGGGAAAGACATTATAATTTAATTGCTGTAAATAGTCAGTTTGATTTATTAGATTTAATACAAGTAGAATCCCCTAACTTAATTTTAATTAATAGTAATTTACCAGATCATGATAGTTATTTAGTCTGCAAAAAAATTAAATTGTTAGAAAAGGGAAAAGATGTTCCCGTTATATTTATCAATGGAGATGATAGTAATTTTGATGCAGATTTGACTTTTGAGGCGGGCGCTGATGATTATATTAATTATCCTTTCAAGTTACAAGAAGTAAAGCATCGCATTGAGCAACAGTTATCACTTAAAACGTTAAAAGATAATTTAGAAGAAACCACAAAACAATTACATAAAATTATCCCCAATTATCAAAAGTTACAAGAAGCTTTAAAAAAGGCTACTTCAGAGTTAAATAATCAAAAAATCAAAGAAACTTTAAGTATTTTACCTAGTCGTAAATTTTTGGAGGAAACTTTAGAAAAAGAATGGTTAAGGGCTTCTCGCCAGCGCACTTCCCTCGGTGATATGGAGGGTACTGATATATCATTAATATTGATGCAAATCAATGATTTTGATCTTTATCAACAAAATCATGAAGGAGAGATAGTGGGTAGTTGCTTGTTGATGATTGCAGAGAATTTAAAATCGAAAGCGAGGCGCCCGGGGGATTTAGTAGCGCACTTCACCGAGGATACTTTTGCTATTTTACTACCGAATACAGATCAGACAGGGGCGCTAAGGGTGACAGAAATAATTACCGATCATTTAGCCGACTTACAAATTCCCCATAATTATTCTCAGGTGAGCGATTACATCAGTTGTAGTTTTGGCATTGCTACGGGCATTCCCACCCAAGCCATCGAACCCGTTACCCTTATTGAAGTTGCTCAAGATTGTTTGAATAGCGCCCTTCGCCGTGGTGTGGAGGGCGCTGTTAATATTGATAATTTTTAA